From the genome of Candidatus Promineifilum breve, one region includes:
- a CDS encoding ZIP family metal transporter yields MLRNAPRWLLALLPLLLLAALVAGFLALDPLRYFSGAFPPLEELTVQRVLFPAPGAIRLEVINGGPDPVTIAQVTVDDAYWRHTISPGRTLGRLDTATIDLAYPWVDGEPLPINLITATGVTFPAGVDVAVVSPALDGGTLLAYALLGIYVGVIPVALGMLWYPFLRRVDRKWLNAVLALTIGLLIFLFVDTLLEALELAGEAPGVFQGVPVVVFGALLSLGVLLAVGRRGGEQSPLRVAALIALGIGLHNFGEGLAIGAAFATGAAALGSFLVVGFTLHNVTEGIGVVAPLTRQRPPLRAFVLLALLAGGPAILGTWIGGLAFSPLLAALFLSIGAGAILQVIWEVGRLLSRDAQRAGGSALTWLNFAGLAAGILIMYGTAFLVK; encoded by the coding sequence ATGTTACGTAACGCCCCGCGCTGGCTGCTGGCCCTGCTGCCGCTATTGCTGCTGGCCGCGCTGGTGGCCGGGTTTCTGGCCCTCGACCCATTGCGCTATTTCAGCGGCGCGTTCCCGCCGCTGGAAGAGTTGACCGTCCAGCGCGTCCTCTTCCCCGCGCCGGGGGCCATCCGCCTGGAGGTCATCAACGGCGGCCCCGACCCGGTGACCATCGCCCAGGTGACGGTCGATGATGCCTACTGGCGCCACACCATCAGCCCCGGCCGCACCCTGGGGCGCCTGGACACGGCCACCATCGACCTGGCCTACCCCTGGGTCGACGGCGAACCGTTGCCCATCAATCTCATCACCGCCACCGGCGTCACCTTCCCGGCCGGCGTCGACGTGGCCGTGGTCTCGCCCGCACTGGACGGCGGCACGCTGCTGGCCTACGCCCTGCTGGGCATCTACGTCGGCGTCATCCCCGTGGCCCTGGGCATGTTGTGGTATCCCTTCCTGCGCCGGGTTGACCGCAAATGGCTGAACGCCGTGCTGGCCCTGACCATCGGCCTGCTCATCTTCCTGTTCGTCGATACGCTGCTGGAGGCGCTGGAACTGGCCGGGGAAGCGCCGGGCGTGTTCCAGGGCGTGCCGGTGGTCGTCTTCGGGGCGCTGCTCAGTCTGGGCGTGTTGCTGGCCGTGGGGCGGCGCGGCGGGGAGCAGTCGCCGCTGCGCGTGGCGGCGCTCATCGCCCTGGGCATCGGGCTGCACAACTTCGGCGAGGGGCTGGCCATCGGCGCGGCCTTCGCCACCGGCGCGGCGGCCTTGGGCTCGTTCCTCGTCGTCGGCTTCACGCTCCACAACGTGACCGAGGGCATCGGCGTGGTGGCCCCCTTGACCCGGCAACGGCCGCCGCTGCGGGCCTTCGTGCTGCTGGCCCTGTTGGCCGGCGGCCCGGCCATCCTGGGCACGTGGATCGGCGGGCTGGCCTTCTCGCCCCTGCTGGCGGCGCTGTTCCTCAGCATCGGCGCGGGGGCCATCTTGCAGGTCATCTGGGAAGTCGGCCGCCTGCTGAGCCGCGACGCCCAACGCGCCGGCGGTTCGGCGTTGACCTGGCTCAATTTCGCCGGGCTGGCGGCGGGGATATTGATTATGTATGGGACAGCGTTTCTGGTGAAATGA
- a CDS encoding multicopper oxidase domain-containing protein, with amino-acid sequence MSDNQGFSRRDFLRVGGFSLAGLAGLFGLRGLEAAGADQSPPPTTHDPHASSPLLPRSPAPLHSASPLLPRSPAPLHSSPDHGGMGTVGQVDHAANGFDPHEILTDFDYGTVTEEGGRTVRTWQLYAIDREFEIAPGVHFPGWVYGSPTAAASRRAGRLMGQCPGPSLRCVAGERLRVHFVNAGSHPHTIHFHGIHSAVMDGIPGVGPGMIQPGGSFTYEFDAKPFGCHLYHCHAVPLKRHIHKGLYGAFIIDPDPAQFSGAEAAAARARNHQFAESRAVNEMVMVLNGFDTNFDGENEVYAANTVAFAYDMTRPIPIRRDQRQRLYLINVTEFDPINSIHLHANFFDYYDHGTTLTPTLRTVDTIMQCQAQRGILEFSFEDFEPGLYMFHAHQTELAELGWMGFFDVT; translated from the coding sequence ATGAGCGACAACCAAGGCTTTTCGCGGCGCGACTTCCTGCGCGTAGGCGGCTTCAGCCTCGCCGGGCTGGCCGGCCTGTTCGGCCTGCGCGGGCTGGAAGCGGCCGGCGCCGACCAATCACCGCCCCCCACCACTCACGACCCCCACGCTTCTTCTCCCCTGCTCCCCCGCTCCCCTGCTCCCCTTCATTCCGCCTCCCCCCTGCTCCCCCGCTCCCCTGCCCCCCTGCACTCTTCCCCCGACCACGGCGGCATGGGCACCGTCGGCCAGGTCGACCACGCCGCCAACGGCTTCGACCCGCACGAGATTTTGACCGATTTCGACTACGGCACGGTGACCGAGGAAGGCGGCCGCACCGTGCGCACCTGGCAGCTCTACGCCATCGACCGCGAATTCGAGATCGCCCCGGGGGTGCATTTTCCCGGCTGGGTCTATGGCAGCCCGACGGCCGCCGCCTCGCGCCGCGCCGGCCGGCTGATGGGCCAATGCCCCGGCCCCAGCCTGCGCTGCGTGGCCGGCGAGCGGCTGCGCGTCCACTTCGTGAATGCCGGCAGCCACCCCCACACCATCCACTTCCACGGCATCCATTCGGCGGTGATGGACGGCATCCCCGGCGTGGGGCCGGGCATGATCCAGCCCGGCGGGTCGTTCACCTACGAGTTCGACGCCAAGCCGTTCGGCTGCCATCTGTACCATTGCCACGCCGTGCCCCTCAAGCGCCACATCCACAAGGGGCTATACGGCGCGTTCATCATCGACCCCGACCCGGCCCAATTCAGCGGCGCGGAAGCGGCCGCCGCCCGCGCCCGCAATCACCAGTTCGCCGAAAGCCGCGCCGTCAACGAGATGGTCATGGTGCTCAACGGCTTCGACACCAATTTCGACGGCGAGAACGAGGTTTACGCCGCCAACACGGTGGCCTTCGCCTATGACATGACGCGGCCGATCCCCATCCGCCGCGACCAGCGGCAGCGGCTCTATCTGATCAACGTGACCGAGTTCGACCCGATCAACTCCATCCACCTGCACGCCAACTTCTTCGACTATTACGACCACGGCACGACGCTGACGCCCACCCTGCGCACGGTGGACACGATCATGCAGTGCCAGGCCCAGCGCGGCATCCTGGAGTTCAGCTTCGAGGATTTCGAGCCGGGCCTCTATATGTTCCACGCCCACCAGACGGAGCTGGCCGAGTTGGGCTGGATGGGGTTCTTTGATGTTACGTAA
- a CDS encoding class I SAM-dependent DNA methyltransferase produces the protein MSPAEFVSKWSKLQQKETALYASHFDDLCRLVGHATPSEYGARHDPTGATFSFQTSTVKAGGQKGYADVYFRDHFIMEYKGPHADLDKAYRQLQLYREALNNPPLLITSDTRVIHIYSNFTNRPVVKTTVTLDDIVAGNGGAGPGVDVLRRVFLDPDSFMPERTRENITRATADTFLAVAEALKEHQRLTGESYTPEQRAHFLIRLLFCLFAEDLGLLPDGLFTQIVKGQGTAYSDLRHPLRNLFAAMRDGGHFGMFAVRHFNGTLFDDEFVPALPHDLAHKVLRAADQDWSAVDPSIFGTLFERVIDEDKRAQLGAHYTSRQDIELIVEPVLMEPLERRWDEVRRGSGGGGGGAGEQGGRGAGEPPRTTNEEQPLDSSFVIRHLSLENDRLSQFAHELSQVRVLDPACGSGNFLYVALRRLLDLQKEVITHAARRGLPDIPLTVGPHQLYGIEINEYAHELAQVTVWIGYLQWRHENGFAEMDDPVLRPLGNIRHMDAILAHDADGHPVEPEWPAAEVIIGNPPFLGGKRLRSELGDAYVDDVFRVYDGRVPREADLVCYWFEKAREAIKIDYAKRAGLLATNSIRGGANRKVLDRIKDTGDIFMAWSDNSWILDGAAVRVSIIGFAGKSETNATKTLDGLNVSIINSDLSSTINVSEAKQLTENQHLSFMGVTPAGPFDIDGSLARKWIAESENNQKVVRPYYNGTDITRRPRDVWIVDFGVDMSIEDAGKYEAPFSYVQNNVYPIRKDNSRASYRDKWWLHAEARSGMRSALKPLSRYIGTSMVAKHRIFDWLEPEILPANLVIAIARDDDYFFGVLHSRLHELWALRMGTSLEDRPRYTPTTTFETFPFPWPPGAEGEQGSRGEGEQGSRGAGEQGGEESGQGREAEDRRRLVEAIARRARELVAWRAAWLNPPPPAKGTLDVAYDRLIKARTLTNLYNGLVYYRDHKGTAFDRAAFDKETRGGVSREEIRELDDIHRALDAAVLRAYGWPDGLSDEAILERLLDLNLMRGRRGENPQITQISQIEE, from the coding sequence ATGTCGCCCGCCGAATTCGTCAGCAAATGGTCTAAATTACAGCAGAAAGAAACCGCCCTCTATGCCAGTCACTTCGATGACCTGTGCCGGCTGGTGGGCCACGCCACGCCCAGCGAATACGGCGCGCGCCACGACCCCACCGGCGCGACCTTCTCCTTCCAGACTTCGACCGTGAAAGCCGGCGGCCAGAAAGGCTACGCCGACGTCTACTTTCGCGACCACTTCATCATGGAGTACAAGGGGCCGCACGCCGACCTGGACAAAGCCTACCGCCAGCTCCAGCTCTACCGCGAGGCGCTCAACAACCCGCCGCTGCTCATCACCAGCGACACCCGCGTCATCCACATCTACTCCAATTTCACCAACCGGCCGGTGGTCAAGACGACCGTCACCCTCGACGACATCGTCGCCGGGAACGGCGGCGCCGGGCCGGGGGTCGATGTGCTGCGCCGCGTCTTCCTTGACCCCGACAGCTTCATGCCCGAACGCACGCGGGAGAACATCACCCGCGCCACGGCCGATACCTTCCTGGCCGTGGCCGAGGCGCTGAAGGAGCACCAACGGCTGACCGGCGAGAGCTACACCCCCGAACAGCGCGCCCATTTCCTCATCCGCCTGCTGTTCTGCCTGTTTGCCGAGGATTTGGGGCTGCTGCCCGACGGTCTGTTCACCCAGATCGTCAAGGGCCAGGGCACGGCCTACAGCGACCTGCGCCACCCGCTGCGCAATCTGTTCGCCGCCATGCGCGACGGCGGCCACTTCGGCATGTTCGCCGTGCGCCATTTCAACGGCACGCTGTTCGATGACGAATTCGTGCCCGCCCTGCCCCACGACCTGGCCCACAAGGTCTTGCGCGCCGCCGATCAGGATTGGTCGGCCGTCGATCCCTCCATCTTCGGCACCCTCTTCGAGCGCGTCATCGACGAGGACAAGCGCGCCCAACTCGGCGCCCACTACACCAGCCGGCAAGACATCGAACTGATCGTCGAGCCGGTGCTGATGGAACCGTTGGAGCGGCGGTGGGATGAGGTGCGGCGAGGAAGCGGGGGCGGGGGCGGGGGCGCAGGGGAGCAGGGGGGCAGGGGAGCAGGGGAGCCGCCGCGAACGACGAATGAAGAGCAACCTCTTGATTCGTCATTCGTCATTCGTCATTTGTCATTAGAAAACGATCGTTTGTCACAATTCGCCCACGAATTATCCCAGGTGCGCGTCTTGGATCCCGCCTGCGGCAGCGGCAACTTTCTGTACGTGGCCCTGCGGCGGCTGCTGGATTTGCAGAAGGAAGTCATCACCCATGCCGCGCGGCGGGGGCTGCCGGACATTCCGCTGACGGTGGGGCCGCACCAACTGTACGGCATCGAGATCAACGAATACGCCCACGAACTGGCCCAGGTGACGGTCTGGATCGGCTACCTGCAATGGCGGCACGAGAACGGCTTCGCCGAGATGGACGACCCGGTGCTGCGGCCGCTGGGCAACATCCGCCACATGGACGCCATCCTGGCCCATGACGCCGACGGCCACCCGGTGGAGCCGGAATGGCCGGCGGCTGAGGTGATTATTGGGAATCCGCCGTTTTTGGGGGGCAAGCGGTTGCGTAGTGAATTGGGCGACGCCTACGTGGATGACGTTTTCCGCGTCTATGACGGCCGCGTACCGCGCGAGGCGGATTTGGTGTGCTACTGGTTTGAGAAGGCGCGAGAGGCTATCAAGATAGACTATGCGAAACGAGCCGGCTTATTAGCGACCAACTCTATCCGTGGCGGCGCGAACCGTAAAGTTTTGGATCGCATTAAAGATACCGGCGATATTTTTATGGCCTGGAGTGATAATTCGTGGATTTTGGATGGCGCGGCTGTGCGGGTGTCGATTATTGGATTTGCGGGCAAAAGCGAAACCAATGCGACAAAGACACTGGATGGGTTAAATGTTTCTATAATTAATTCTGACCTATCCTCGACCATCAATGTAAGTGAAGCAAAGCAACTAACGGAAAATCAGCACTTGTCTTTCATGGGTGTCACACCAGCAGGGCCATTTGATATTGATGGTTCTTTAGCGCGCAAGTGGATTGCCGAAAGCGAAAACAACCAAAAAGTAGTTAGACCCTATTACAACGGAACTGACATCACGAGGCGACCACGAGACGTATGGATAGTCGACTTTGGCGTTGATATGTCCATTGAAGATGCTGGAAAGTACGAAGCCCCATTTAGCTACGTACAAAACAATGTGTATCCAATTCGTAAGGATAATAGCAGAGCATCCTACCGTGATAAATGGTGGTTACACGCTGAAGCACGGTCGGGAATGAGGAGCGCCCTTAAACCTCTGAGCAGATACATCGGCACTTCAATGGTTGCGAAGCATCGGATTTTTGATTGGCTGGAACCAGAGATTCTTCCGGCTAATCTCGTGATCGCCATCGCCCGCGACGACGACTACTTCTTCGGCGTCCTCCACTCCCGGCTGCACGAACTGTGGGCGCTGCGCATGGGGACGTCGCTCGAAGACCGCCCGCGCTATACCCCCACCACGACCTTCGAGACTTTCCCCTTCCCCTGGCCGCCGGGGGCTGAGGGGGAGCAGGGGAGCAGGGGGGAAGGAGAGCAGGGGAGCAGGGGAGCGGGGGAGCAGGGGGGAGAAGAGAGTGGGCAGGGCAGAGAGGCGGAAGACAGGCGGCGGCTTGTGGAAGCCATCGCGCGGCGGGCGCGGGAGCTGGTGGCGTGGCGCGCGGCGTGGCTGAACCCGCCGCCGCCGGCCAAAGGGACGCTCGATGTGGCCTACGACCGGCTGATCAAGGCCCGCACCTTGACCAATCTGTATAACGGGTTGGTCTACTACCGCGACCACAAGGGCACGGCCTTCGACCGCGCCGCCTTCGACAAGGAGACGCGCGGCGGGGTCAGTCGCGAGGAGATACGGGAACTGGACGACATCCACCGCGCCCTCGACGCGGCCGTGTTGCGCGCCTATGGCTGGCCGGATGGGTTGAGCGACGAGGCCATCCTGGAGCGGCTGCTTGATCTAAACCTGATGCGGGGGAGAAGAGGGGAGAATCCACAGATTACACAGATTTCACAGATTGAAGAGTAG